Proteins from a single region of Anastrepha ludens isolate Willacy chromosome 5, idAnaLude1.1, whole genome shotgun sequence:
- the LOC128864155 gene encoding PHD finger-like domain-containing protein 5A, with protein MAKHHPDLIFCRKQPGVAIGRLCEKCDGKCVICDSYVRPCTLVRICDECNYGSYQGRCVICGGPGVSDAYYCKECTIQEKDRDGCPKIVNLGSSKTDLFYERKKYGFKQNY; from the exons atggcaAAGCATCATCCAGACTTAATTTTTTGTCGCAAACAACCGGGAGTTG CTATAGGACGTTTGTGCGAAAAATGTGATGGCAAATGTGTTATTTGTGATTCTTATGTACGACCATGCACGCTAGTCAGGATCTGTGACGAGTGCAATTATGGATCTTATCAAGGTCGTTGTGTTATCTGCGGTGGACCAGGAGTTTCAGATGCTTACTATTGCAAGGAATGCACGATACAGGAAAAAGAT CGAGATGGTTGTCCGAAAATTGTGAACCTTGGCAGTTCCAAAACGGATCTTTTctacgaaagaaaaaaatatggattcAAGCAAAA ctATTAA
- the LOC128864154 gene encoding coatomer subunit epsilon, which produces MSKSLQNEEDTNSTLFYARNEYYIGNFMGSINFVLPEQGTATTELLSYMYLSYLAIDSGRLIVTDIKENNNTALVALRYVNEAFEQPSKIENILDKLTDKVATEEDETNIWHIATAIVYCYDGQFENALKIIHGSKNLESMALGVQCLLRLNRIDLAKQVVSKMQEISDDATLTQLAQAWLALSLGTEQMQDAFHIFQEFCEKHNPTPLLLNGQAVVHLGLERYEEAEAVLRDALTKKHNDYDTLINMMVLAHLSGKSQETIARYWEQLKQFHPKSEFVSDLEKKSNEFDKLCLQYSLDGGEAVQA; this is translated from the coding sequence ATGAGTAAATCACTGCAGAACGAGGAAGATACTAACTCAACGCTATTTTATGCGCGCAATGAGTACTACATCGGCAACTTTATGGGTTCCATCAATTTTGTGTTGCCTGAACAAGGTACAGCTACTACGGAACTCCTCTCGTATATGTATCTCTCATACTTGGCTATCGACTCGGGTCGCCTCATCGTGACCGATATAAAAGAGAACAATAACACAGCCTTGGTAGCATTGCGCTACGTGAACGAAGCGTTCGAACAACCatctaaaattgaaaacataCTTGACAAGTTAACTGACAAAGTTGCCACCGAGGAGGACGAAACTAATATTTGGCACATTGCCACAGCCATTGTCTACTGCTATGATGGACAATttgaaaatgctttaaaaatcaTACATGGCTCCAAGAATCTGGAATCAATGGCTTTAGGCGTACAGTGCCTGTTGCGGTTAAATCGCATTGATTTAGCAAAGCAAGTGGTATCTAAAATGCAAGAAATTTCGGATGACGCTACTTTGACACAATTGGCTCAAGCATGGCTTGCGCTAAGTCTTGGTACCGAACAGATGCAAGATGCATTCCatatttttcaagaattttgtgaaaaacataATCCGACACCGTTGCTGTTGAATGGACAGGCCGTGGTTCATTTAGGTTTGGAACGATATGAAGAGGCAGAGGCTGTTTTGCGTGACGCTTTAACTAAAAAACACAATGATTACGATACACTCATTAATATGATGGTATTGGCACATTTAAGTGGAAAGTCGCAAGAAACGATTGCTCGCTATTGGGAACAATTGAAACAATTTCATCCAAAGAGTGAATTTGTTTCCGATTTGGAGAAGAAATCAAATGAATTTGACAAACTTTGTTTACAATATTCATTGGACGGAGGCGAAGCTGTACAAGCATAA
- the LOC128863797 gene encoding kynurenine formamidase, whose amino-acid sequence MYTTNASRVGDDIDLNKEYSPTKNSKRFSDAAQPDKAVIEQFLKITTEQTKKAREKYSVRQRVTYRKNNTVGADDSDNQVVDIYYKDKENGTPIFIYIHGGYWQELDRHTSGSFVEPLVEQGFRVINVDYNLCPTVTLKAINEQINNFYEWLFTYAKDTQASKISISGHSAGAYLSTLLFNKRLLSLPYADRITSFFLISGIFDLRECWSLPSVNPQNILNLNSISAEAMSPISWELDTHFVEFAKQLKLGIYVIVAENDSETFKGQSLAYARKLANAGLQTEFNILKGYDHFDIIEEVPVKGSLINSYLLKNLI is encoded by the exons ATGTACACTACAAATGCAAGCAGAGTTGGTGATGACATTGACCTGAATAAGGAATATTCGCCTACGAAGAATTCCAAACGTTTTTCAGATGCAGCACAACCTGACAAAGCAGTAATAGAAcagtttttgaaaatcactACGGAAC aaacaaaaaaggcACGTGAAAAATATAGCGTTCGGCAGCGCGTCACTTATAGAAAGAACAATACCGTCGGTGCCGATGATTCTGATAATCAAGTGGTAGACATTTACTATAAAGATAAGGAGAATG gcacacccatttttatttacatacatggcGGATACTGGCAGGAATTGGATAGACACACATCCGGTTCGTTCGTGGAGCCGCTGGTTGAGCAAGGGTTTCGTGTAATTAACGTTGATTATAATTTGTGCCCCACTGTTACACTTAAAGCGATTAAcgagcaaataaataatttttatgagtgGTTGTTTACATATGCAAAGGATACCCAAGCAAG TAAAATCTCAATTAGTGGTCACTCAGCGGGGGCCTACTTGTCGactcttttatttaataaacgtTTACTAAGTTTGCCTTACGCTGATCGTATAACGTCATTTTTTCTGATCAGCGGAATTTTTGATTTACGAGAATGCTGGAGTTTACCGAGCGTCAATCCCCAgaacattttgaatttaaattcaattagtgCGGAAGCTATGTCGCCAATCAGCTGGGAATTGGACACGCACTTCGTAGAATTTGCAAAACAATTGAAACTAGGCATTTACGTTATAGTGGCGGAGAATGACAGTGAAACATTCAAAGGTCAATCTTTAGCATATGCAAGAAAATTAGCAAATGCTGGACTTCAAACGGAATTTAATATATTGAAGGGTTACGATCACTTTGATATTATAGAAGAAGTGCCTGTCAAAGGTTCACTGATAAATAGTtacttattgaaaaatttaatataa